In one Mus pahari chromosome 21, PAHARI_EIJ_v1.1, whole genome shotgun sequence genomic region, the following are encoded:
- the Cldn6 gene encoding claudin-6, protein MASTGLQILGIVLTLLGWVNALVSCALPMWKVTAFIGNSIVVAQMVWEGLWMSCVVQSTGQMQCKVYDSLLALPQDLQAARALCVVTLLIVLLGLLVYLAGAKCTTCVEDKNSKSRLVLISGIIFVISGVLTLIPVCWTAHSIIQDFYNPLVADAQKRELGASLYLGWAAAGLLLLGGGLLCCACSSGGPQGPGHYMARYSTSVPHSRGPSEYPTKNYV, encoded by the coding sequence ATGGCCTCTACTGGTTTGCAAATCTTGGGGATCGTCCTGACCCTGCTTGGCTGGGTCAACGCCCTGGTGTCCTGTGCCCTGCCCATGTGGAAGGTGACCGCCTTCATCGGCAACAGCATCGTCGTGGCCCAGATGGTGTGGGAGGGGCTGTGGATGTCCTGTGTGGTGCAGAGCACTGGCCAGATGCAGTGCAAGGTGTATGACTCACTGCTGGCGCTGCCCCAGGACCTGCAGGCTGCCAGAGCCCTCTGCGTTGTCACCCTCCTCATTGTCCTGCTTGGCCTACTCGTGTACCTGGCCGGAGCCAAGTGCACTACCTGTGTGGAAGACAAGAACTCCAAGTCTCGTCTGGTGCTCATCTCTGGCATCATCTTCGTCATCTCTGGGGTCCTGACCCTCATTCCTGTCTGCTGGACTGCCCACTCTATCATCCAGGACTTCTACAACCCCTTGGTGGCTGATGCTCAAAAGCGGGAGCTGGGGGCCTCCCTCTACCTGGGCTGGGCAGCCGCGGGCCTTTTGCTGCTAGGTGGAGGGCTACTATGCTGCGCCTGCTCTTCTGGAGGCCCCCAGGGACCTGGCCATTACATGGCCCGCTATTCTACATCTGTCCCACATTCTCGGGGACCCTCCGAATACCCCACCAAGAATTATGTCTGA